One window from the genome of Oscillospiraceae bacterium encodes:
- a CDS encoding sugar phosphate isomerase/epimerase translates to MFFRIGVRAHDYGRKTPHNLAHTLKTAGFCSTQLAISKAIIGMEQDIGHLTPGLCFEIGKSFADAGIHLAVLGCYIEPVHPDEETRRLHLRRFKEHLLYARMMGGLVVGTETTLYRAEESGREKA, encoded by the coding sequence ATGTTTTTTCGCATCGGCGTACGCGCGCATGACTATGGCCGCAAAACACCTCACAATCTTGCACATACGCTTAAAACGGCCGGATTTTGCAGTACGCAATTAGCGATTTCCAAGGCCATTATCGGAATGGAGCAGGATATCGGACACCTGACACCGGGATTGTGCTTTGAAATCGGAAAGAGCTTCGCCGACGCCGGAATTCATCTCGCTGTGCTCGGCTGCTATATTGAGCCGGTACATCCCGACGAGGAGACCCGCCGCCTGCATTTGCGCCGATTTAAGGAGCATCTGCTGTATGCTCGCATGATGGGCGGGCTGGTCGTCGGCACGGAGACGACGTTATACAGAGCCGAAGAGAGCGGACGTGAAAAGGCAT